GCCGGGCGCGTGGCGCGGGAGGCGGAGCGTGAAGGTCGTGCCCTCCTCCGGTGAGGAGCGGACTTCCACCTCGCCCTGGTGCCCCCGGACGAACTCCCGGACGATGAAGAGGCCCAGCCCCACGCCCCCCGAGGCCCGGCGTCCGCCGCGGCCTCCGGTCCGGAAGGGCTCGAAGAGGTGGGGCAGCAGGGCCGCGTCGATGGGCCTGCCGTGGCTGTTCACCTCCAGCCGCTGCTCTCCGGCGGCATCCCAGAGCTGGATGGTGATGGGGTGGGACTCGTCGCCGTGCTCGATCGCGTTGCCCACCAGGTTGGAGAAGACCTGCGCCAGTCGGTCCGCGTCCCAGTGGCCCTGGGTGTCGCCCTCCACGGTGAGCTGGATGTGGCGCCGCGGGTAGATGGCCGCGAACTCGTCGAGCACCCGGCGGCACACCTGCTCCAGGTCCACGGCATGGCGCACCACCGGGAGGGCCTTGTCGCGCGCCCGGACGCTGTCGAGCATCTGGCGCGTCAGCCGGGTCATGCGCCGGGTGGTCTCCTCGATGCGCGAGAGGGTGGTGTGCTGCGCCGGGGTGAGGTTGGGGGACTGCGCCAGCATCTGCGCGGACAGTCGGATGGCGGCCAGCGGGCTGCCCAGATCATGGCTGACGATGCCGAGGACACGCTCGACGAGCCGTGCCTCCCGGGCCGACTCCTCCTCGCGCCGCTTGTGCTCGCTCACGTCCATCATCGCGCCGATGAGCCGCTCGGGCCGTCCCTCGGGGCTCCGGTCGATGTGGCCACGCTCCAGCACACACGCGTAGGTGCCGTCCGCCCGCCGGAAGCGGTACTCGCTCGACCAGTGCTCTTCCCGGCCCTCCATCGCGGCGTGCAGGGCGCGCAGGATCCGCGGCTGATCGTCCGGGTGGATGCGCTCCCTCCACCAGCCCGGTGACGTGCCGCACTGCTCGGGTGCCTCGCCGAACACCTCTCCGAGCACCGTGCTCCAGTTCATCTCGCCGCTGCCGAGATGCCAGTCCCACAGCACCTCCCGGGTGGCGCGCGCCGCCCACCGGTGGCGTGCCTCGCTCTCCTGGAGTGCTCGCTCCAGGTGCTTGCGCTCGGTGATGTCCCGGGAGATGCCGAACAACCCCGTGACGGCTCCCGTCTTCTCGTCCCGCAGCACCCCCTTGGTGCACAGCCACACCCGCTGGCCCGCGACATCCTCGTCCTCGTACGTCAGGGGCCGCCGCGCGGCGAGCACCTCTTCGTCATGGGCCCGCGTGGCGCTCGCATCCTCGGGCTGGAAGATGTCCTGGTCGCCATGGCCGATGATGTCCGCCGGCGAGACGCCCATCGCGCGCGCTCCCTCGGGGTTGATGAGCGTGTAGCGCCCGTCGAGATCCTTGGCGAAGATGGCGTCCGGGGCGCAGTGGATGACCCGCTGGAACAGCTCCCGATCGCGCCGCAGCGACTCCGTCTCCCGCCGCTCGGCGGTGATGTCGCGGATCCACAGCATCAGGTGCCCGGCGCGCTGGGCCGCGTCGATGTGGAAGACGACCCGGTCCTCTCCCTCGCCATGGGTCAGCTCGGTGGAAAGGCTTCCCTCGTCCTCGAGCGAGTCCTCCCAGCGCAGCAGCTCGCGCACGAAGGGCTCCTGCTTGTCCTGGTCGAGGATGTCCCGCAGGCGCAGGCCCGGAAACAGGTGCGCGTCCGGCACCAGGCGCCGGGTGGCGGGATTGGCCTGGATCCACAGGGCATCCTGGAGAGGCGTCTGGGAGTTCAACGCCAGTCGCAGCAGCACCATGCCGTAGGGCGCGAGCGCCCAGAAGGAGCTCGTCACGGCCTCGATGCTTTCCACTCCCCCCACTGCAATGGCTCGCATGCGAAGACCCTAGCGCGCTCCTTCCGCCAGCTTGAATCGACCCCGGGTCTGATACCAGTGTTCTTCGTGAAAACAGTTTTCCAGGAAAGGCGTTCACCGGCCCACGGCGGGTGGCGCCATGTAGAACTGGAAGCGGGTCACGGGCCGGTAGCCCATGCGGCGATAGACGGGCAGTCCCGCGGGAGTGGCGTGCAGCACCGTGCGCTCCAGGCCCCAGGCGCGATGGGCCTCGGTGAGTGCGTGGCGGATGATGGCCTCGGCGCAGCCGAGCTTCCGGTGGGGGGCGAGGGTGGCGACCATGGACACGTAGGCGACGTCGTCCGCGCGCATCACGGCCGCGCAGCTGGCGGCCTGCTCGAGGCGGTAGCCGACGAAGCCCAGGTTGTCGCCGGAGAACATCGCCGGGACATCGAACACCTGGCGACCGGTGGCCAGCGCCACGTCGTAGCTGAGGGAGTTGAGGTCGGCGAGGTCACCCCGCACGCGCGCGTCACTCGCCGCGCTCATCTCCATGCGGGGCAGGGGACGGGCGGGGGGAAGCAGCCGCTCGGCGACCATGCCGGTGGCCACCACGCTGGGCGACAGGCCCAGGGGCGCGAACAGGGACGCCGCGCGCGCGCGCAGGGCGGGCGGAACCCAGTCCTCGCACAGCGCGAGCATCCAGCCCTGTCTCCGGGGCATGAAGTAGCGGGCGGCGGCGGTGGCGGCGTGGCTCAGGCCCGACTCCGTGTCCACCGGGGCGGGCAGGAAGGCCGCGTTGAGCATGGCCCAGGGAACATTGCTCGCCGCGATGCACACCTCGGGCTGGTCGAGCACCTCGCCGGTGGGACTGCCACGGGCGAAGAAACGCCAGGCGTCTTGGAAGCGGGTGTTGGACTCGTGGATTTCTTCTGGGGACATGGGGGCTCAGCGCGAGCCCGCATTATTGGAACCCCGGTCTCCAAAGGCCAGTGTCGTGAGCGAGCCCGAGTCATAGAGGAACTGGTAGGCCGCCGCGCTGCCCAGCACCCGCTTGACGTACAGGCGCGTCTCCTCCACGGGGATCTGCTCCACCCACTCGTCCAGCTCGGCGTCGGGGAAGCGGGAGATCCACCGGTCCACCGCGCCCGGGCCCGCGTTGTAGCTGGCCACCGCGTACGCCAGGTTGCCGGAGAAGCGCCGCTGGAGGCCGCCGAGGTACGCCGAGCCGAGGCGGATGTTGTGGTGCGGCTCGAGCAGGGCGTCGGGCGTGGCCAGCGTCAGCCGCAGCTCGCGCGCCACCACGGAGGCGGTGGCGGGCATGAGCTGGGCGAGCCCGAGCGCTCCCGTGGACGAGCGCGCCTTGGGATTGAAGGCGCTCTCCTCGCGCATGAGCGCCTGCATCAGGTCCGGGTTCACCCGTGCCGAGCGGCAGTGACGCACCACCAGCTCGCGGAAGGGCTGGGGGTAGGCCGCCGAGTAGATGAGGCGCGTCTCGGCCTCGGTGGGCGCCGCCAGTCCCTCGCGCCGGAAGGCCCAGGCGATGGGGCGCGCATGGCGCTCGTTGCCCGAGGCGCGCAGCAGGTGGAAGAGCAGACGGATGGACTCCTCGTCACGGCCCTTGCGATCCACGGCCAGCAGCTCCGCGGCCGCCTCGCGGTGTCCGAGCCGCAGCATCTCCAGGCCGGTGACGAAGTGCGCGTCCTTCATGAGGGCGCCGGCCTCCAGGGGCCACACCTCGGCGGGGCTGGTGGGCTGACGCAGCCGCGCGACGATGGCGCTCGTGCGCTCCGGGGCCTCGTGCGCCAGGCGCGAGCGCGCCAGCAGGCCGTACCACGTGGCCGCGCCCTCGGCCGCGACGCGCTCGAGCAGCGCATGTGCTTCCACCGCGCGGCCCAGGCCGGGCAGCAGGCGCGCGCGCCAGTAGCGGGCTCGCTGCACGAACTCGTGCGTGGAGCCCGTGCCCCGCAGGGCCTCGATGCGCGTGAGGGCCTCGAGCGCCGCCTCGTTCTTGCCCTCGGCGCGGTACATCCAGAAGCGCTGGAAGAGGGCCTCGGCGGCGAAGTTGCCCTCCGGGTAGTTGGCGATGAGCTGATCCAGGTAGCTCACGGCGGCGGCCTTCTCCCCGCGCTCCTGCGCCTTGCCCGCCGCGTAGAAGAGGGCGTCATCGGCATAGGGGTGCTGGGGGTAGTCGCGCGCGAGCTGGAGGTAGGTGTTGATGGAGCTCTCCGGCTCCACCACCGACTCCGAGTAGCCCAGCACGTAGAGGGCGCGGGGCCGCAGCGCGGCGTCCTGGCACTGCTCGGTGACGGGCCGCAGCACGCGGATGGCCTGGGAGTGCTTGCGCTCCTTGCGCAGGGCGGTGCCGTAGGCGAAGTGCGCGCGGCAGGCCAGCTCGTCGGGCAGCTCCAGCTTCGGCAGCAGCCGCCCGAGCGTGTCCATCGCCTCGCGGTTCTGGTGCAGCGACAGCAGCGTCTCGGCGCGCGCCACCTTCCACTTGGGCACGTAGGGCAGGTCGCGCAGGCCCTTCACCGCCGCCGTGGCCTCCTTGGAGAAGGGGTGCAGCGCCCATACCGCGAGGTGCGCCCGGTGCTCGCCGTTGTAGTCGGCCTGGTAGCGCGCCAGCCGGGCGATGGTGAGCCACGCGGCGGCCTGATCCGGGTCCCCCGGCCGGGGCGTGTCCGTCTGGACGATGGGCGTGAGGGCCGCCACGGCCGCGGCGTAGTCGCGCTTGCGCTTCTCGAGCAGCGACGCCATGCCGAAGCGCGCGTCGGTGTAGCGCCGCGCGCCGGGCTTCACGGCCTCGTAGTGGGCGATGGCCTCCGTCCACTTGCGCTGCTTCTCGTACGCCCGCGCCGCCTCGAAGTGGCAGTAGTCGCTCATCACGGGCCAGTCCTGGGCGAGCCCCTCGAGCTCCTCGGCCGCCACGGCCCACTGTCCCTGGCCGAACGCGCTCATCGCCCGGAGGTAGCGCACGGGCGCCGTCGGCGCCTCCTTGTCCAGCAGTTGCCGGGCGACGCGGTAGCGGTGCTGGTCGTACGCGCCCTTGGCCTGGGCGAGCACGCCCTCGGCGAAATAGGAGGAGAGGCTCGTGCCGTCGAGCTTGTGCACCCATTTGCGCTCACCCGGCGCCACCGGTTCCGCCGGGCCGAGGGTGAACTCGGGGGGCGCCTCCTCGTCCTCGCTGTCGAGCGAGGAGTTGAGCTGGGGTTTGGCCGAGGCGCTCTCGGCGAGGTTGGAGATGTCCGCGCCGCCGGGCGCGGTGGGCGGGGTGAGCGCGGCGGGTGCTTCCGCCCACACGGGCGACACCCAGAGCGCGGCAACCAGCGACCATTGCTTCCATCCGAGCGTCGTGTCTTGCAGTCCCACACCATTCCCCTGGTCGAGGCCCGAGCCGTCAGTGAGGGCCTGGAAATAGGAATGGCGGGGAAGGCTGGGGAGTGAGGGAGCGTGCGTCTTCTCAAGCGGGCGTTGTCCGGTGCACGGCACACATTCGCTCCATGGGCGTGGCGGGCGGATTCACATGGGGTGCGATGTTGTCTCGTGAACCCGACAGGGGCCGCTCATGTCATAGGGTAGGGCGCCATGCCCATCACCCAACTGGAGGTCGCCGGCTACCGCTCGGTGCGCAGGCTCGTGCTCCCCGTGGGGCCGCTCACCGTCATCGTGGGGCCCAATGGCAGCGGCAAGACGAACCTCTACCGCGCGCTCCACCTGCTGTCCGAGGCCGCCGAGGGTCGGCTGTCGCGGGCGCTCGCGGAGGAGGGCGGGGTGCCCAGCGTGCTGTGGGCGGGCGCGCGCGAGCGGGGGCCCTCGCTGCTGACGGTGGGCGTCAGCTGGGAGGAGCTGGAGTACCAGCTGACCCTCGGCGCGGTGCCGCCCCAGGTGGACGAGAGCGGTCAGCCCTTGAGCCTCTTCAACCTGGATCCCGAGGTGAAGGAGGAGCACCTGTGGGCGCTGGAGGGCCGGCGGCGCGTGGTGCTGCTGGAGCGCAAGGAGCGCACGGCCTTCCTCCGGGACGCGCACGGCGAGCGGGTCACCTATCCGTTGCGGCTCTGGGCGGGCGAGTCGGTGCTGTCGCAGCTCGCCGAGCCCCACCGCTTCCCGCGCCTGGCCGAGGTGCAGGGCGCGCTGAGGGGATGGCGCTTCTACCACCACTTCCGCACGGACCTGGAGGCGCCCCAGCGCTCGCCGCGGATGGGCGTGCGCACGCCCGTGCTCGCCCAGGACGGGAGCGACCTCGCCGCCGCGCTCCAGACCATCCTCGAGGTGGGAGACGCCGGGGGCCTGGAGAGCGCCGTCTCCGAGGCCTTTCCGGGCGCGCGCCTGGAGATCCAGGCCCCTCGGGGACGCTTCAGTCTGCTGCTGCACCAGCCGGGGTTGAAGCGTCCCCTGTCCGCGCGCGAACTGTCGGATGGTACGTTGCGCTACCTGTGCCTGCTGGCGGCGCTGATGAGCCCCCGGCCCCCGGCGTTCCTCGCGCTGAACGAACCGGAGACGAGCCTCCATCCGGACCTGCTCGAGCCCCT
Above is a window of Cystobacter fuscus DNA encoding:
- a CDS encoding GNAT family N-acetyltransferase — its product is MSPEEIHESNTRFQDAWRFFARGSPTGEVLDQPEVCIAASNVPWAMLNAAFLPAPVDTESGLSHAATAAARYFMPRRQGWMLALCEDWVPPALRARAASLFAPLGLSPSVVATGMVAERLLPPARPLPRMEMSAASDARVRGDLADLNSLSYDVALATGRQVFDVPAMFSGDNLGFVGYRLEQAASCAAVMRADDVAYVSMVATLAPHRKLGCAEAIIRHALTEAHRAWGLERTVLHATPAGLPVYRRMGYRPVTRFQFYMAPPAVGR
- a CDS encoding PAS domain-containing sensor histidine kinase, with the protein product MRAIAVGGVESIEAVTSSFWALAPYGMVLLRLALNSQTPLQDALWIQANPATRRLVPDAHLFPGLRLRDILDQDKQEPFVRELLRWEDSLEDEGSLSTELTHGEGEDRVVFHIDAAQRAGHLMLWIRDITAERRETESLRRDRELFQRVIHCAPDAIFAKDLDGRYTLINPEGARAMGVSPADIIGHGDQDIFQPEDASATRAHDEEVLAARRPLTYEDEDVAGQRVWLCTKGVLRDEKTGAVTGLFGISRDITERKHLERALQESEARHRWAARATREVLWDWHLGSGEMNWSTVLGEVFGEAPEQCGTSPGWWRERIHPDDQPRILRALHAAMEGREEHWSSEYRFRRADGTYACVLERGHIDRSPEGRPERLIGAMMDVSEHKRREEESAREARLVERVLGIVSHDLGSPLAAIRLSAQMLAQSPNLTPAQHTTLSRIEETTRRMTRLTRQMLDSVRARDKALPVVRHAVDLEQVCRRVLDEFAAIYPRRHIQLTVEGDTQGHWDADRLAQVFSNLVGNAIEHGDESHPITIQLWDAAGEQRLEVNSHGRPIDAALLPHLFEPFRTGGRGGRRASGGVGLGLFIVREFVRGHQGEVEVRSSPEEGTTFTLRLPRHAPGATHAPGA
- a CDS encoding AAA family ATPase; amino-acid sequence: MPITQLEVAGYRSVRRLVLPVGPLTVIVGPNGSGKTNLYRALHLLSEAAEGRLSRALAEEGGVPSVLWAGARERGPSLLTVGVSWEELEYQLTLGAVPPQVDESGQPLSLFNLDPEVKEEHLWALEGRRRVVLLERKERTAFLRDAHGERVTYPLRLWAGESVLSQLAEPHRFPRLAEVQGALRGWRFYHHFRTDLEAPQRSPRMGVRTPVLAQDGSDLAAALQTILEVGDAGGLESAVSEAFPGARLEIQAPRGRFSLLLHQPGLKRPLSARELSDGTLRYLCLLAALMSPRPPAFLALNEPETSLHPDLLEPLAALIVNASRDSQVWVTTHAEPLARALARRARVEPLRLTKEGGATRVVDPEMSED
- a CDS encoding transglycosylase SLT domain-containing protein yields the protein MGLQDTTLGWKQWSLVAALWVSPVWAEAPAALTPPTAPGGADISNLAESASAKPQLNSSLDSEDEEAPPEFTLGPAEPVAPGERKWVHKLDGTSLSSYFAEGVLAQAKGAYDQHRYRVARQLLDKEAPTAPVRYLRAMSAFGQGQWAVAAEELEGLAQDWPVMSDYCHFEAARAYEKQRKWTEAIAHYEAVKPGARRYTDARFGMASLLEKRKRDYAAAVAALTPIVQTDTPRPGDPDQAAAWLTIARLARYQADYNGEHRAHLAVWALHPFSKEATAAVKGLRDLPYVPKWKVARAETLLSLHQNREAMDTLGRLLPKLELPDELACRAHFAYGTALRKERKHSQAIRVLRPVTEQCQDAALRPRALYVLGYSESVVEPESSINTYLQLARDYPQHPYADDALFYAAGKAQERGEKAAAVSYLDQLIANYPEGNFAAEALFQRFWMYRAEGKNEAALEALTRIEALRGTGSTHEFVQRARYWRARLLPGLGRAVEAHALLERVAAEGAATWYGLLARSRLAHEAPERTSAIVARLRQPTSPAEVWPLEAGALMKDAHFVTGLEMLRLGHREAAAELLAVDRKGRDEESIRLLFHLLRASGNERHARPIAWAFRREGLAAPTEAETRLIYSAAYPQPFRELVVRHCRSARVNPDLMQALMREESAFNPKARSSTGALGLAQLMPATASVVARELRLTLATPDALLEPHHNIRLGSAYLGGLQRRFSGNLAYAVASYNAGPGAVDRWISRFPDAELDEWVEQIPVEETRLYVKRVLGSAAAYQFLYDSGSLTTLAFGDRGSNNAGSR